One Candidatus Omnitrophota bacterium genomic window, CTTTTATCAGTTTATACTTGGTTTGGCAGAAAAGGCCTGTTTTGTCAAAGATAAAGCCTCAGCCGCTGGCAAAAGGCTGGATTGTTTTTGCCGCAGGTACGCTTATCCACATTATCAGCGCTTTATGGAGGGTTTATTTTACTTCGGGTTTCTCCATTTTGCTTGTCATATCCGGGCTGATACTTATTTTCTTAGGCAAAGAGTTCCTTAAAAAACTTATTTTCCCCGTATTATTCCTGATATTTATGATACCTCTGCCGTTGGTTGCAATTGCTAATTTAAGTTTTAAATTGAAGATTTTAGCTGCGCAGCTCTCGACGGTAATCATCAATAAGTTAGGTGTGCCGGCGATAAGGGATGGAAGCGTAATAAAAACAATGAATTCCTATATAATTGTCGAGGACCCTTGCTCAGGGATAAGGTCGTTGATCGCGCTTATCGCATTGGGCGCGCTTATGGCTTATAACAGCAGCCTGCCGGTCATCAAAAAATATATCTTATTTGTTTCCGCGGTCCCCGTTGCTATCGCCGGAAATGTTATCAGGATAGTCGCGCTTTCGCTTGCCAGCGAGATGTACGGCTCAAAATTAGCCGCAGGTTTGTTTCATACAGTTATGGGCGTAGTGGTTTTTGTATTCGCGTTTTTTGCATTACTCTTAATAGGGAAGGTGCTGGAATGAAAAATAAAACATTTTATATTGCTGCGGCCGTTTTGTTATTTACGTCGGTAGTCTGCATCGTGTCATATTTCCCATCGAGTTTTGACAAATCTGAGGATGCGAAAGTCGCAACTTTTCCGAAAGAAATCAACGGATGGGTTGCGCGTGACCTTGAAATATCCGAGCGCGATTATAAGATACTTGAAACGAGGAATCTTTTTGTCAGGGAATATACAAATGCTGCGCAGGAGAAGGTGTATTTTTATTTTATTTATTCTCTTGATAACCGAAAGGTCAGCCATCCTCCGGAGATTTGTTATATGGGCAGCGGAGTAACTGTTGTTGATAAATCAACAGTTCAACTGACAGATAAAATAAAAGCCGTAAAGTTAATAATTGAAAAAGCAGACCATCGTCAGTTGGTTGCTTATTGGTTTCAGGCAGGCGCCTTTAATACACATAAATATTTACTACAGCAATTAAGGGTTGTTTTGAATAGGGCTGTGGGGAAACAGACACCGAATGCGCTCATAAGGCTTTCGGCTGATTTTACTCCCGGGCAGGAGGGGAAAGCTTTAAATACATTAAAAGCCTTTACTCGTGATATTGAGCCTTCAGTTAGTAACTTTTTTAAATAAATTGTTGAAAATAATATACTCTTCGGGCTTATCTATCCCTTTGATAATCAAGTAGTTAAATACATGCGCTAAGCACGGCATTATTATGTTGCAGGATGTAAACATAGCCTTATATTTGCACATTTATTAGGCAATGGTTAGCAGAAGGCAAGGTTGGGATATCATCATAACTCCTTATAATGCATATATATAAAAATTTTAAAAAAGTTTTTAATTTTTCTGTTTATGGCATGAATCTTGCTATAAATATATATACTAGGTAAGATTTTGTAGGGTAATACCCTCCAACACCCATCTCGGTTGTCCCTAGTACTTAAAATCTGATGAAAGCGAAAAATAAAAACAAAATTTCAAAATTCAGCCTGTTGGCGGCGATCCTGTTTATTTCCGGCATGTTGTTGGCATTTGAGCCGGTTTTCAGCATAAAAAATATTTTTGCAGTGACTTATGTTGAGCATCCATCTATCGTTGAAGATTCAAGCCTGAATAGCGGTTACTCTGCACAAGAACCTAACCAGCGAACCCCCAATAAAGCCCGCGCGCCTGAACCAAGCAGTATGTTTTTGCTTTTAAGCGGCCTGACCGGCATGCTTGTCAGGTTTGCAAGAAAGAGTTATGAACGTTTTAAGAGGCTTGCTGATATCATCTTAGCTTTTGTGGCTGCTGTGTTTGCTTTGCCTGTTATGGCTTTTGCAGCCCTGTTGATAAAATTGACTTCATCCGGGCCGTTTATCTACAGGCAGGATAGGGTAGGCAAGGGCGGGCAAATATTCCGTATTTATAAATTAAGGACAATGTATGTTAACGCTGAAAAAGGCACAGGCGCCGTGTGGGCAAGAAAAAATGACCCCAGGATTACGCCTGTCGGAAAGCTTCTCAGGAAAACTCATATTGATGAAGTCCCGCAGTTAATCAATGTCCTAAAAGGAGAGATGAGTATTGTAGGGCCGCGCCCTGAAAGGCCAGAGTTGGTAAGGGAATTAAAAACCTTAATCGTTGATTACGAAAAAAGGCTCTCCGTTAAGCCTGGTATCACGGGTTTGGCGCAGGTTTGGCATAAATATGACGAGACTTTAGAAGACGTTAAAAAGAAAATTAAAATTGATTTGTTATACATCAAGAGAATGTGCCTTGCCGCTGATTTAAGAATAATGGCAGGGACAGTGCTTGTGATGTTAACAGGAAAAGGAGCAAGGTAAAATGAAAAAATTAATATTTGTATTTGTCTTATTGATTTCACTCTTTATTTTTAATCAGGCTGATGCTTCTCTTTGGCTTGATGCTACACCTTCAATTTATATTAACAGCAATCCTGACCCGTGGTTTACGGATAGCTGGATAACCGGCCCGGGTGATTTTACTCTCAGGATTACAAACACTTTTACTCAAGATGATATTGAGGATGTTTATCTCGTTATCGCTTTGAAAGAAAGCACAAAAGATGGGTTATCTATTGATATAGACGGAGACGGGCTTGATGATAGTGATTTTGATACTTCCGGAGATCATCCGTATATCACGGATTCGCACGGAGTTTTCGGCGACGATACATATTTCTATGATTATTATATCGGGAACCTTGCCGCAGAAGAGTATATTGAATTTGATATATCAATAGAAACAGAGGGTTCTCCTATCGTGCATTTTGACGCATACGGTTATAAAGTGAAGAATAACGGCGATCTTTTATTGGTGGATAATCCCAATTCCCATGATGTAACCTGGGATCCTCCGTTGTATATTGAATTGACCAATACCGTACCTGAACCGGCAACATTATCATTGCTTGGCTTAGGCATGATGGGTTTGCTTTTCTCAAGAAGGCGTAAATGCTAAAGTTAATAAGTATAGTTTTAGCTATTCTGGTATTGACGATCGCGATAAGCGCGGATATTTACGCTTATACGGTTACTTATCTTGACCCTTATTCCAGCGCAACCACGCTTTACAGCGCAGCAGGGGACAGGATAGGCAATATAGCGTTTGAATTATATAAAGTTGACGTAACAAAAGCAGGAAACAATCTTACCTTTGATATCTATTCAAATTACTCTTCTTCAGGATATTCTGTAGGTTCATGGCATACAATGCCTGCTGACCTGGCGCTGGATGTAAATAATGACGGGACATATGACTATGGTGTGGCATTCCGTAATCACGACGGCTTAATACAAGGTAAGCTTTATTCAGTTTCGGATTGGTACATTTCAGGCTATGACCGGCCGGGTAATGGTTTCATCTGGCATCACGGAGAATTAGTCAGTATAAAGGATATTGATGCCGAACTTGGCGATGCTGCAGTTACCTGGAATGATTTAGGCGGCAGCAACCCGCATTACAAAATAAGCACAGTTATTGATATGAATGATTTCTTACCTAACGGTTACAGCGGAGATTTAGGTTTTTTCTATGGCGGTGCAACATGCGCCAATGATTACATAGGCGGGATATTTTCAATAACAACCCCTGAGCCTGCATCGTTATCTTTGTTCGGCTTAGGATTACTCGGTTTAATAATACGCAGGAAGAAATAGGAAAGGAGAGGATATGTTTCGGGTCAAGTTATTGGTTGCGGTTATGTGTATTTCTTTATTGTCTTTTATCAGCGCGCACGCAGCGTTAATAAACGGAGGTTTTGAAACAGGCGACCTTTCTGGATGGTCAAATAATTCCGGCATTTTGGCAGCTACAGTTAATTCGTATTCAGGAGACATTGCATATTCTCCCGTGGAAGGTGATTATTTTTTAAAGCTTACAAGCGGATTGGGCACAGGTGCCTATTCAATAGTGAACCAGTCTTTGAGTTTGCAGCAGGGTGCTAAACTTTCCGGCTGGGCTGCTTTTGATGCAGGTGACTACCTGCCTTACAATGATGATGCATACGTAAAAATCGGTAACTCTACTGTATGGAGCAGGGATATTTCCCAGGTTGGTAATTATGGATATACAAATTGGCAGCAATGGAATTGGGAAGCGCCAACAGCCGGGAGCTATACGCTGGAATTTGGTGTACGCAATGTCGGAGATAATGGGCTTAGCAGTTTAGCTTTATTTGATGCCAATTTTTTGGCGACCTCTGCTGTGCCTGAGCCGGCAACAATGTCTTTGTTCGGCTTAGGATTGTTAGGCTTAGGTCTTATTAAAAGGAAGAAATAGATTTAAATATATTAAGAAGGAGGTGAAACAAATGAAGAAGTTGCTATTTTTAACTGCAGCGTTAATATTGGGAGTAAGCGTAGTTTCTTACGCAGCATTGATAGACCTTGGTATGGCAACAGGTTCTGGAGAACTAAAGATGTTTGAAATCTACAATGCTATGTATAGTACTGGTTTTACCAATAATGATCAGCTTGAAGCTCTTGAAGTTGATCTGGCTATAGGCGGCGGAAAATACAAGTCAAATTCCGGGACTGTCGGGCTGGTGGCAAGGTATGCAAGCGCACCGGTTACTTTAAGATATTACGACAGCGGCGGTGACCATGATTTGGATCCAGCCTTAGTTAATCTTGCAGGTGGAAGTGCGCTATATGCTCCTCCCGTAATTACGTTTTACACAGTTACAGGGACTGAAGAATTCGGAATGTGGGGGTTGACTTCAGCCGGAAAGTTTTACTCCGAGAAGTCATTAAATGCTGACGGAAAATATCATTTTCTGGTTTTAAGCACTCCGGATCCGAAGAAATTCTTGATAGGGTTTGAAGACAGGTCAGCCGGTGCAGACTGGGATTATAATGACTTTGTTTTTGAGACTTATAACATATTCGCAACTCCCGAGCCTACAAGTATGTTGTTATTAGGGATGGGCGCTTTAGGATTGTTAGGTTTAAAGAGAAAAAAGGCCTAAGTTTTTTCTTTACCGATAATTCTATAAATGCCCCCTTATAGGTGTGCATTTTCGAAAATGTAAAAATAAGGGGGTAAATCGTAAGGTTTACCCCTTTTATTTAACTCTAAAGGAAAATATGAGATTAAGCAAGAAATTAACAACCTTATCTCTAATGTCTTTTGTCGCTGGTTGTGGAGGGAGCGATGGAGGGGGAGGTTTATTGAGCTCTATTTTTGGCGGCAGCTCTGCCGGAGCATCAGCTGGTGTTTTAGATTCCGGAGTTGTTGATGGAGCCTCTTTAGCCCTGACCCATAATCCCGAACCCAGCAGCCTACTCTTACTCTCAAGCGGTCTCCTTGGAATGGCTGTTTATGCCAGGGCAAAGGCTTGGAAAAAAGGTAAGAAATAATCCCGCGTTTTTACCTAACTCTTAGAAAAATAAGATTTTTTGTCCTTGACAAAAAGCCGTCAGAAGGTTATACTATACTACCTCTCTTTGAGGTTCTTGATTAACCCCCAAAAAATAATGAACTCAAAGGAAAACGGTATAAAACCAGTAATAAAAGTATATAAAACGCTTTTTTCCACCCTAAAAGAGCATCGTCAGCTCATTCTGCCCTTTATTTATTTCGCTTATTTTGAACTAGCAGCCTTAATTTTCATCTTTATTATACCCAGAGACCCCTTTGTCAGGGTTTTCGGGCCATGGGTGAGGACCTTTTGGGGCGAAGCTTTTCTGCATTATCCGGCTAATTTCTTCCTGATGCCCAAACTTGTTTCGCTATCAAGGATGTTTTTATCAATATTTATCGGTTCATTGGTAAGCGGGACTGTTGTGCTTTCGGTTTTAGAGGCAATAGGTAATAAGAGATCATATCTTAAGCAATCTTTTAAATCCGCATCAAAGAATTACATCTCGCTTTTTTTTATTGTTTTTGTGATAACGCTTTCTTTTTATTTTCTTACCAAGCTTCTAACCATAGGCCTGATTAAATATTTTGCAGGCGGCCATACTAAACTTTTATTTATAGGCACAAGAGCTTGGCTTGGGCCGATATTATCAATAATAAGTTTTCTCATCGCCTTGTTTATACAGTCAGGTTTTGCCTATGCTATACCTTTCCTTCTTATAGAGAAAAAGAAGATCATTCCTTCCGTAATATCTTCATTCAAATTATTTAAAAAGAAGTTTTTCGCGACCTTGCTCCTTGTCGGTTTGCCGATGGTTATTTACGGCCCGGTTATCGTGCTTAATTACAATACAAAATTCCTGGTCTTTAATGTTTTCCCTGAATTCATACTGCTTGTTTCTCTCTTAGGTATAGCCATAGC contains:
- a CDS encoding PEP-CTERM sorting domain-containing protein, which codes for MRLSKKLTTLSLMSFVAGCGGSDGGGGLLSSIFGGSSAGASAGVLDSGVVDGASLALTHNPEPSSLLLLSSGLLGMAVYARAKAWKKGKK
- a CDS encoding PEP-CTERM sorting domain-containing protein encodes the protein MFRVKLLVAVMCISLLSFISAHAALINGGFETGDLSGWSNNSGILAATVNSYSGDIAYSPVEGDYFLKLTSGLGTGAYSIVNQSLSLQQGAKLSGWAAFDAGDYLPYNDDAYVKIGNSTVWSRDISQVGNYGYTNWQQWNWEAPTAGSYTLEFGVRNVGDNGLSSLALFDANFLATSAVPEPATMSLFGLGLLGLGLIKRKK
- a CDS encoding exosortase/archaeosortase family protein, which translates into the protein MGKGSNFGFTQSLNKESVIRLAVIAGLIIISYIPTLIWMVERWTAKDTYYSHGFLVPFISLYLVWQKRPVLSKIKPQPLAKGWIVFAAGTLIHIISALWRVYFTSGFSILLVISGLILIFLGKEFLKKLIFPVLFLIFMIPLPLVAIANLSFKLKILAAQLSTVIINKLGVPAIRDGSVIKTMNSYIIVEDPCSGIRSLIALIALGALMAYNSSLPVIKKYILFVSAVPVAIAGNVIRIVALSLASEMYGSKLAAGLFHTVMGVVVFVFAFFALLLIGKVLE
- a CDS encoding PEP-CTERM sorting domain-containing protein; the protein is MLKLISIVLAILVLTIAISADIYAYTVTYLDPYSSATTLYSAAGDRIGNIAFELYKVDVTKAGNNLTFDIYSNYSSSGYSVGSWHTMPADLALDVNNDGTYDYGVAFRNHDGLIQGKLYSVSDWYISGYDRPGNGFIWHHGELVSIKDIDAELGDAAVTWNDLGGSNPHYKISTVIDMNDFLPNGYSGDLGFFYGGATCANDYIGGIFSITTPEPASLSLFGLGLLGLIIRRKK
- the epsI gene encoding EpsI family protein translates to MKNKTFYIAAAVLLFTSVVCIVSYFPSSFDKSEDAKVATFPKEINGWVARDLEISERDYKILETRNLFVREYTNAAQEKVYFYFIYSLDNRKVSHPPEICYMGSGVTVVDKSTVQLTDKIKAVKLIIEKADHRQLVAYWFQAGAFNTHKYLLQQLRVVLNRAVGKQTPNALIRLSADFTPGQEGKALNTLKAFTRDIEPSVSNFFK
- a CDS encoding PEP-CTERM sorting domain-containing protein codes for the protein MKAKNKNKISKFSLLAAILFISGMLLAFEPVFSIKNIFAVTYVEHPSIVEDSSLNSGYSAQEPNQRTPNKARAPEPSSMFLLLSGLTGMLVRFARKSYERFKRLADIILAFVAAVFALPVMAFAALLIKLTSSGPFIYRQDRVGKGGQIFRIYKLRTMYVNAEKGTGAVWARKNDPRITPVGKLLRKTHIDEVPQLINVLKGEMSIVGPRPERPELVRELKTLIVDYEKRLSVKPGITGLAQVWHKYDETLEDVKKKIKIDLLYIKRMCLAADLRIMAGTVLVMLTGKGAR
- a CDS encoding DUF4114 domain-containing protein, with the translated sequence MKKLLFLTAALILGVSVVSYAALIDLGMATGSGELKMFEIYNAMYSTGFTNNDQLEALEVDLAIGGGKYKSNSGTVGLVARYASAPVTLRYYDSGGDHDLDPALVNLAGGSALYAPPVITFYTVTGTEEFGMWGLTSAGKFYSEKSLNADGKYHFLVLSTPDPKKFLIGFEDRSAGADWDYNDFVFETYNIFATPEPTSMLLLGMGALGLLGLKRKKA
- a CDS encoding PEP-CTERM sorting domain-containing protein; translation: MKKLIFVFVLLISLFIFNQADASLWLDATPSIYINSNPDPWFTDSWITGPGDFTLRITNTFTQDDIEDVYLVIALKESTKDGLSIDIDGDGLDDSDFDTSGDHPYITDSHGVFGDDTYFYDYYIGNLAAEEYIEFDISIETEGSPIVHFDAYGYKVKNNGDLLLVDNPNSHDVTWDPPLYIELTNTVPEPATLSLLGLGMMGLLFSRRRKC